Genomic window (Equus asinus isolate D_3611 breed Donkey chromosome 13, EquAss-T2T_v2, whole genome shotgun sequence):
GTAGGGCTGAGGGGCCCGGAGGAAGGGCCCTGGCCCCGCCTGCCCGCGCGCCCCTCCCGGGGCTTGCTCCGGGCTCCGTTCTGCTCCAGAGCCCTCTCACTGCGCAGCCCGCGCTGCCCTTGGGGTAGAGTCGTTATCCCCGTCGCACGGATGAGAAAATCGGGGTTCAGGAAGGGCTGACGACTTGCCCAAGTCACAGTGAGCTGGGCGCTTTGTCCTTGTGTCCCCTTGTCGGTGGGGTTCGACTTTAGCTCGGAGGGGCAGGGATTTTCTCAGGGGCCACTGTGGTCCAGGAGGTCACTCTGCCCCTTTTGCGGGGACAGCTGGGCCTGGAGGGGCAGAGGCACCGGACGTCTCTTGGGGCAGGAAGGGTTTCCAAGGTGCTAGTGGGGGCCTCCAGGACTCTCAGACTTAGTGGCCCAGAGCCTGAGGCCGAGGGCCGGCCCCCTTCCTGTGCTGCTGGTGggcgggccagcccctgtgcggCCGCTGGGCTGAGGTCGCCTCCCCAGCAGCCAGGCGCAGTGTAGAGGGGGACCTCGgcccacctggctggccctgggTCAGAAGTAGGGCTGCAGCTGAGGAGGGTGAGACCATTCTGAGtggctggcaggggtggggggtgtggtcttgggcaaggaGCTTGGTCACCAGAAGGATCACCACTGAAAATAGGCCCCAGGTTCTCTAGCTGGGGGCCAGGTCAGAGGCGAGCACTGCCTTGGGACTCAGTCTTGGTCCAGGTCCCAGCGCTGCCCTCACGTTGCCTGTGGGAGGTCCATTCTGTGTCACTTTAACACGTGCTGAGCTCCTGCTGTGTGTGAGTtctcctaggtgctggggataccgTAGTGACCCGAAGGGACAAACACCTCTTCACTCAGGGGCTGATGTACAAGTGGAGGAGACAGTGAAAAGCCAAATCAAGAGTAAAATATGCAGCAGGTTGGGTGGTGGCCAGTGCTGTGGATTAAATAAAGCGAGTGGGGGGCAGGCATGGACCCTGTGGGCAGGAGTGGCTGCTAGAGCCAGGGGGCCTTAGCGGGCCTCGAGGAGTTGATgcctgagctgagacctgagtgCTGGGAAGGAGCCCACCCTGAGGCTTTCTGGGTAAAGTGCCTTCCTACTAGAGGGACTGGAGGTGCAAAGGCCCGGAGAGGGGCCTGCCTAGGAAATTGGAGGAGAGCAAAAGATCCCTGGGCCTGGAGTCAAGTGAGCCAGGGGAGAGTGGGGAATGGAGGACAGAGGGGCCAGATGTGAGGATTCGGCTTTGCCAGAGTGAGCTGGGAGCCCGCGAGGGtcctgagcagaggaggggcctGGTCAGACACCGTCAGGTCCAGAATGGGCATGGCAGTGCCAGTGGGAAAGGGAtgctgcctccctgcccctggccACAAGGGTGACACTGTCCTCAGGTAGACTTACTGCCCCCAGTGCCcaggtgggaaactgaggcctggagagtcCTGAGACTAGCCTAAGGCTGAGCCAACTGCCCACAGGGCTGAGCCTATCTAGATAGGATGAGGCAGGAGGAAGGCTGGGGTGAGAGGCCTGGGGACCAGAGTTTCTTACAAAATATGTGTCTTGCTGACGCAGTGGTCAGGAGGAACCACTGGCCCACATCTGGTGCCCCACATTGGTGTTGAGGACAGGGGGATGGGGACCCAGGGCTGCAGGCTCCCCAGGGAcactccaccccacctccaggcctcAGGGGCTGAGTATGAGCTGCTTGGGGGGGTGTGCAAACGGAGGAAAACACAAGTGAGTGGAATCAAGGAGCGAGTTCTGTCGACACCCCCAGTGCACAAGCCCCCTTCACACCATCCCCACCACAGATGGGAGGGGAATCTTGTTCTCCAGTTTCCAGGTAGGGGACCCAAGTCTTGGAAGTGAGTGACACCTTCAGAGACTGGGCAGGAAgctccctctctctgggcctcagtctccctgtctctgagtctgggggtggggctgggtaTGAAGAGCCTCTGCCTAGCTAACTTGTGGGTGTTGGCCTCTGACCTCTACATGGGGTCTGTGTCGGGGAGCCCGTGGACTTCACGTGGGCGCTCAGGCGGCATGACGCCTCCACGAGCTTCAGTCTGTGCTTTTAGGAGTCGGGTGCGGAGCCCCACCCCCCGGGGCAGGTGGAGTCCACTTCCAAGCCTGCACCTTGTTGAGCTTTGTTCTCCCTGTTTGTTGCCAGAGCCCTCTGCACAGTGAAGAGGACAGGGGTTTTGAGAGGGACGGGGCCTCGGCTGGAGGAAGGTCTGTGTGGTGGGGCCAGGGGCTCAGACCCTTGTGCAGTGATTGGAGGTGTGATTGCCCATTTCACAGTTggagacactgaggcacagagtgcaGATGGACCCAGCGCTAGTCCTGCTGTGCAGCAGAGGCAGAACCTGCAGACTGCCTTGGGGTGGGTCTCAGGGTAGGCCGGGGGCAGCCATGCCTGTGTGAGtaccctccctccccgccccacccctgtAGACTGTGGAGCATGGCTTCCCCAACCAGCCCAGCGCCCTGGCCTTCGACCCGGAGCTTCGCATCATGGCCATCGGCACAAGGTCTGGGGCCGTCAAGATGTATCCTTTGCAGGCCGTGGCCTTGGGGGCCTGTGAGGACCACCTGCTTGTGGCTCCCTGTGTGCTGGACTCCTTGGGCGGGGCCCAGCCTAGGAGGCTGACGTAGGTGCTGGGATCCTGGTGGAAGCCCGTGCAGCTTTTACCCTGGGATATCTCCTCACAGAGATGAGGTGTCAGTCAGCTTGCAGTGGCCACAGCTGTCCCTCACTGCATTTCAGCCAGCCAGTTACCTAGGTGACCCTGCCATCGTCCCAGCAACTGTGACTGGGGAGGCTGGGCCAGGGGGGCTGGCTGAGCATGGTACCCATCAAGGGTGGTTGGAGGGCGGGGATCACATAGTTGGCTCTTGCCCTGGTGACTGGGCACGTGTGTGTGCGAAGACACATGTGTTCGGCCGAGGGGCTGGTGGCAGTGCCAGGCTCGGCATGGTGAGCGCAGCTCGGCCCCCACCTGGATGCTGGCGGTCACACAATGGGCTGTGTGAGCTGCACAAAGCGGGCATTTTCCCTGCAGgcgcagggtgggggtggggtgggggcaagcAGGCAGCTGAATGCCTCCTTGCCTGCCATGGAGAATCCCACCCCAACTGCTCGCAGTGAAGCCCTTCAGGCCAGGAAACCGAGGTGCAGAGTCTGGTTGCCCGCTGCTTGGTGAGGAgtgcctgcccccacccctccctgtttGACCCTCTGGGTCTCAGTACCCTCGCTGGGGACATCAGTTGGCACAAAGTGAGTCAGTGCCTGAAAAGAggtgggctggaggtgggggtctCCCCACCCCGGGGCTGGGGGCACTGGCCAGGCAGGGGTGGGCGCCTGGGCCTGCGGTTTGAGCTTGCCTGCTCTAGGGAATGTGGCCGGGCCTGAAcgcccctcttctccctccctggccccctgcccccaggcccccaCCTGCCCTGGGGGGCACCTACTCCCTGGCCTGCTACTCCCGCCCCTTGCAGGTGCTGTGCTGCCCCACACGTGTGTTGTGTCCCCACAGTGCCCCGCTCCATGTCTCTCTCTGTCAGCCTCTCGAGTGTCCCTGCTGGTGTCCTGGTCTTTCTTGTGCACTGACTCCTCGTGCTTACAAGGAACCTGGTGTGCAGGCAAGGAGATAGCCTCAGAGGAGACCagagccctcccctccctccctctttccccgcAAACCACCCCAGCCCAGAGCCctgggtggggaaactgaggctggagaggacgACGGGCCCTGGCCACAAaagctgcccctccccctcaaGGCTGGCCCCGTCTCCTTGGCGACCCTGGTTCCCGCCCAGCACTCATGCCCCCTCTTTTGTCCCCTCTTCTGTTCTCCTGGCTCCTGCAGGGAATCCCAACTCTAGCTCCAAGCAACGGCTCCTTCCTTGTTGCTGGGTGATGTTACTGACCCCTCCCTAGCCTTCCCTCCTGGGGCCCCCTTGGCCCTGCCCATCTGCCATCAAACCTGGAGTTGCTGGGACTCTGGCACTGAGGCTGGGCACTTGAAACCAGTTACCcaacctctccaagcctctgtgtgcttgcctgtaaaatgggcaggccgtggcctctcctccctcctggtgGGGGCCACTGGCTGCCCGTCCCGGAGAGAGGTTGGTTTCCTTGTCCACAGCTGGAGTTAGGCCTGGAGCTGTGGGAAGGGGCAGCCTGAACTCTCCTCTGCCCTGGGCTTccctgcccaggcctggcctggcaTCTCTGCCTGTGGGATCCTGACCTGCAGGGCTGGGCTCTCgtgcacatagacacacacaaggCTGGCACCGAGTGGAGCCttggctgtgtgccaggcctaGGCAGCATACTGGATGTGTTTTTATTCTTACCTGCCCTGTGCCAGCCCTATGAGGTGGGAGTCACTAGCCCATTTTAGATGAGGAAGTGAAAGTCATACAGCAGCAGCGATTTACAGGAGTTGAGTGGAGCCTGCACTCTGAGCCTGGAGATCCCTTGTGGGTGCAGGATGGTGCTTCCTCAGGGAGGGGCCCCTCCTGGGCTCTGGGGGCTCCTGAATAGGCAGGCCTGGCTGGGACCATTGGAATGGTCCTGGGAAGGAGGTGGCTTGGGCATCtcctgtgccttggtttcttggTTCTGGGTCCGTGCCTGCTTGTATCTGCCCTTGACCTGTTGCCCTCAGCTACGGTGCACCAGGTGTGGAGTTCACCGGCCTGCACCGAGACACAACCACTGTCACTCAGATGCACTTCCTGCCTGGCCAGGTGAGCCTCTCTCCCCACCAGCTGGCTCCCATGGCCCCCAGgcccccctccccaggccagcccagtCTTGGTCTTTGCTCACCCTCCAGGGCCGCCTCCTGACTCTGCTGGACGACAGCAGCCTGCATCTTTGGGAGATCCTTCACCATGATGGCTGTGCCCATCTGGAGGAAGCACTCAGCTTTCAGCCACCTAGTCGGCCGGGCTTTGATGGTGCCAGGTACTGGAGGACTTGGCCAGGGACCAGCCACCAGTCATAGGGGAGCTGGGCGGGGGCTGTGGAAACCAGCCGTGCAAAGGCGTGTTAGGGACAGGAAGCTGTCCAGGGGTGGGGTTCAGAGTGGCTGGGTACGTTGAGTTGGGCTTGGGTCCCAGAAGGCAGCATTTGGACCCCTCTTGACTGAGATGTGCTACCTGGACTTTGTGGGTATTAGATGGGGGGTGTTCTGGCTGAGTCCAAGGAGAGCAGGTAGGGTCCGTGCTAGGCCCTAGGACTGCTAGGGCCTTGAGGCCCGGGATGGGAGAGTGTGGGTGTTGTGTCCCAGACTCCTGGTACCTGATGCGTGGCACTGTGCTCCCTGCAATGATGGAGGTGTCTGGGGCCATGGGGCAGATCTAAGCTGAGTGATATCAGCAAGGGTCGCCTGGCCCCttgagttgggggtggggtgacAGGCAGGTGAAACAGCAGGTTTTGGGGCAAGAAGGGTCCTGCTGGGCTGTGCTGTGTGAGGTGTCAGCAGGAAGCCTCAGAGGCCAACAGAGTGGCCTGGACCACTGGTGAGAGTGAAAGGGGCCTTAGTCCCTGGCTCTGCTGGCCCTTACTGAAATGGCTGGAGTGGGCGAGTCCTTCACGCTGCGAGATGCCTTTTTCTAGCTCAGTGAGAGGCTTGTACTGCTCCTGTTGCGGGCTGGATGACACCCCCACACATCCAGCTGTAACCTAGGGGTGCAGTCCTGGGGTCTCCCAGTCTCTGCAGGCAGGGGTGGTCTAGGTCCCCCTGCAAAGTCAGGGAGGCATCCAGAGGGCTGGTGGCAGGGGTTCCTGGGTGGGGCTCAGGAGAGCTGTGTGTCCTGGAGCTCCTGGTCCTGGCCCAAGGGGTAGCCTGGTTCCTGCATTCCCTTCCTGGTGGGTGGGAGGAGCTTGGGAGCCCGTCTCCAGAACCTGGGGAGCCTATTTTTATCCCTCTCACTGCCGACATCCTGATGAATAATTGAGCGAGCTAATTATGATGCCCACAGCCACCACCGTCGCCTTCCTGGTCACCAGCCTACTTGATAATCAGGCCCCAGTGAACACAGAGGAGCTGTAACGAACTAACAGTAGCAGCCCAGCCCCCTTTACACCCTCCTCAGCTGGTGGATGGGCCTGCACCCTCACCCGCCTCCCCTTATCTCTCACAGTGGCCCCCCCAGCCTCACCCGCGTCACAGTGGTCCTGCTGGTAGCTGCTGGTGACATGGCAGCCCTGGGCACCGAAGGTGGCAGTGTCTTCTTCCTGGATGTTCCCACCTTGACGTTGCTTGAGGGCCAGACCCTTGGTCCTGATGAGGTCCTGCGAAGGTGAGAGGCaggcagacttcccagcacccgCTTGGTGCCCAGACAGAGCTGCTGCTGGCTCACCTGAGCTCCCTCTGCAGTGTGCCAGATGACTACCGGTGTGGGAAGGCACTGGGCCCCGTGGAGGCGCTTGAGGGACACCTGCGGGACCCCACCAAGATCCTCATTGGCTATAGCCGGGGCTTGCTGGTCATCTGGAACCAGGCCGCACAGTGTGCAGACCATATCTTCCTGGGGAACCAGGTATGTGTGTGTTGCCGGTGCCTGCAGCTGGGGCCCTCTGCTCACGGCTGCCTTGCTCATGCCCATCCACCCTGCCCCGCAGCAGCTAGAGAGCTTGTGCTGGGAGCGCAGCGGCAGCACTCTGGTCAGCTCACACAGCGATGGCAGCTATGCCATCTGGTCTGCAGACACCGGCAGCTCCCCGACAACGCAGCCCATGGTAGCCACCACACCCTATGGTGAGTGCTAGGGAGGCCGAGGGCAGCCCCCACTGCCTGAGCACGGGTTGACAGCCAATCCCAAGCTCAGGCACTgggagctgtgtggccttggtgGGGCTATCCAGGAACACTTGTGGAAGGCGGCAGTGCCAAGCCAAATCTGCAGAGTTGAGACCCTGGGAGGCATGGTGAGGGGCAGTGGCCTTCCTGTTGGAGAGGCAGAAAGCAGCTGCAAGGCGGGGAGTGATAGAGGCAGGATGTGAATGGGAGAAGAGGTGAAAGGTGCAATCTGGGGCTCTTCTGAGTCCAGCCAGCGAGTGAGCCTGACACTGTCCCATCCCTCCAGGCCCCTTCCCCTGCAAAGCTATCAACAAGATTCTGTGGCGAAACTGTGAATCTGGGTAGGTGGGGAGCCGGGTCTCATGTGTGGGTTGGGGACTGTGTCTGACTGTGGGGGCAGAGGGTGTGTTCTGGAACATAGGAATGTCCCGCGATGCTCTCTCTGGATCGGTCAGTGTGTGCTCTGGGCCCAAGTGGATCACGTGGCTCCTCTACCCTGCGCAGGGGCCACTTTATCATCTTCAGTGGTGGCATGCCCCGCGCCAGCTATGGTGACCGCCACTGTGTGAGTGTGCTCCAGGCCGAGACTCTGGTGACGCTGGACTTCACCTCCCGCATCATCGACTTCTTCACGGTGCACAGCACGAGGCCCGAGGATGGTGTGTTCCTTGCCCCCCTCCACGCCGTGCCCAGCGCCACCTATCTGTGCTCACTCTACCTCTGTCCCACAGAGTTTGaccagccccaggccctggctgTGTTGCTCGAAGAGGAGCTGGTGGTGCTCGACCTGCAAACACCCGGTTGGCCAGCTGTGCCTGCTCCGTATCTGGCCCCGCTGCACTCGTCTGCTATCACCTGTTCAGCCCACGTCGCCAACGTCCCTGCCAAGCTCTGGGCCCGCATTGTGAGCGCTGGCGAGCAGCAGAGCCCGCAGCCTGCCTCCACTGCCTTGGTGTGTGTCGGGGTGTCCTGTGGGGCAAGAtcttggggagggaggaggaagggtgtTCTCAGTGGAGGGCACTGCGGGCACAGGCCTGGAGGTGGTTAATGTGGCAGCTGTAGATGGGGAACGCGGGAGTGGTTTGGGTCGTGGATGCCCTGCCtggggtgagagagagaagacgTTTGTCCCGACCTTCCACTTacatctctgcctccctctctcagaGCTGGCCTATAACTGGGGGCCGGAACCTGGCCCAGGAGCCATCACAGCGAGGGCTGCTGCTGACTGGGTAGGGCAGACATGTGTGTCCCCTGGACAAGCACAGTtgtgacgtgtgtgtgtgcatgtgtatgtgggTGAGCAGGGCCTGATACAGCCCACATAAGTGCAGGAGAGCCCATTCTGGGCCTGGCGGGTACCGACCTGCCTGGTGACTCAGGCCCTGGCCCCTGGTGGGACCAGGTCACCCCCTCCCACCGGGTGGATTGGGATGAAGCCTCCCTAGACCCTGGTTcaaggccctgccctgccctgccttttGGCCTGGAACTGAGCTCCACCCACCCAGCCTGCCTTGGGACCGGAAAATCTGGGCCGGCCCACGCCGAGCTGCCCAGGGCAGGTGTTGGGGAGCCTGGCCTGCGCCTGGCGGGCGCTGACGTGCTTGGTGACTCAGGCCCCCActtcctgccctgcccttgcCGCCCGCCTGTGCTGGGACCCTCGGGGCTCTGACTCTGACGTCCGCTCCCTTGCTTGAGAACTCTTACGTGTGGTTTTCAGGGCTACTGGAGGAGTCCCAGCCAGCCCTACAGGCTCGCACATCTTCTCACATCCTGGCTCTGGGCTCCTTCCACTGCCCAAGGGCTCCCCACTGGGGCTCTGCAGCTGTGTCCCAAGGCTGCACCCCAGATTTGtttgcccctccccacctggtcccttccctgcttcctccctaCCTCCCCAGTCTTCCTGCTGCTCTGCCTACATGGCTGCCTCGTGCCCCGGCTGATCCCTCTGCTCTGTGACTGGCTAACTCCTGATCACCTTTCTGGATGCTCCCATGGGGGTGGAACCCCGCTTCCTTCCCCTGCTCCTCACACTGGTGGTTCTTTCCACGCCTTTCCCCCTGTTTGGAGAGCTCAGGTGCTTGTGGCCTGGgatgcagcaggtgctcagttaTGCGTTAGCCCTGTACATAGGTTCTTCCTGTTTGTGGTGTGCTGTAGGAGTCTGCTCAGTGTTTAGCATATGCAGTGGGTGCTCAGTGAGTGGCCAGTGGATGAGTGGAGGGAGGGGTGCACAGGGACCTGGCATGGGCCTGATGTTGCCGTCCTTGCAGCCACGAGGATGGCACCGTGCGGTTCTGGGATGCCTCTGGGGTGGCTCTGCGGCCGCTCTACAAGCTGAGCACAGCTGGCCTCTTCCAGACGGACTGTGAGCATGCCGACAGCCTGGCCCAGGCTGCCGAGGACGACTGGCCACCTTTCCGCAAGgtgggcccctcccccagccccatggagcctggtcccagctctgccccatgtCATCGCTCCATCCCGCTCCCCAGGTGGGCTGCTTTGACCCCTACAGCGATGATCCTCGGCTCGGCGTGCAGAAGGTGGTACTCTGCAAGTACACAGCCCAGATGGTGGTGGCTGGCACTGCAGGCCAGGTAGGCCTGAGGCCTCCTCAGGGTTGGGGGTCTCAGAGGGCTTTCGGAAGGAAGTGGGCCTGAACTGGAGGGTCTAGTGGAGTGGTAGAGAGACCAACACAGGCAGAAGCCCAGAGGTGGGAATGGGGCTCCAGGTGGGGCCAGCCAGCGAGGTGGGGCCTGTCGTTGGGGGCCTTGAGTCCAAGCTCTGGCTGTAGGGACCCATGGAGGGTTGGGGCCAGGGGCAGGAGCACAGGTGGTAGATaagccctgggagggcaggggccactgggTCTTGGTCACTGCCATGCCCCCAGCATTTGTACACTATACAGAAGGTGCTCTACTTGTGCTTATTGCTAAATGGGAGACAGGCTTGGTGCAGGGGGATTTCTTTGCTCCAGAAGGCCAGGGACCAGTGGGTCTTGATCACCACTAGGTTCCAGGGTCCTAGTAtacagtaggcattcagtaagtGCCTATTCAGCAGATGAACTGGAGACAGTCCTGGGACCACCCTGGCAGTGGCTTTACAGGATCAGTGGGGCACGGGTGGCCCCATCCTCCATGCTCGCTCCTCCCTTGCCCTGGCTGTGGGCTCAGGTGCTGGTGCTGGAGCTGAGTGACGTGCCATCAGAGCAGGCAGTCAGTGTGTCCAGTGTGGACCTCCTCCAGGACCGTGAGGGCTTCACGTGGAAGGGCCACGAGCGGCTGAGCCCACGCACTGGGCCTCTGCCTTGGCCCACTGGCTTCCAGCCCCGCGTGCTGGTTCAGTGCCTGCCGCCAGCTGCCGTCACCGCAGTCACGCTCCATGCCGAGTGGAGCCTCGTGGCCTTTGGCACCAGTCATGGCTTTGGTCTCTTTGACTATCAGCGCAAGTGTCCTGTTCTGGCCAGGTATGTGGGGGGCAGGCCTGGAGCCTGGTGAGATGGGGGTCTGCATCTCTACCTGGCCCCAGCCTCCTCTGGGACTTCTGGTGCTTCCCCATacctgcctgggcctcagtttccccttctaaGGCTTGGTGTGATGAAGGTGGTTCTGTTGTCTGTGGTAGCTCTGTCCTTATGTGAAGGGCTGCTGGTGGAGTTCTCAGGCCTCCAGCTGCCGGGTTGGTGGGGCAGCATAGACCGGCACCCCTGATGCCTGGCCCCCGGGCCAGCAGGGGCACGGtggctgctccaggaggctgcttTCTAGCACGACTGGCGCCTGCCTGCCCTCAGGTGCACCCTTCACCCCAATGACTCTTTGGCCATGGAGGGGCCGCTCTCCCGGGTGAAGTCACTCAAGAAGTCGCTGCGCCAGTCTTTCCGGCGCATCCGCAAGAGCCGAGTGTCGGGCAAGAAGCGGGCTGCTAATGCCAACAGCAAGGTGAGCTGGGGCAAGGCTGCCCAGGTGCTGCTTCTGCAGGCTGTGCTGTGGAAGTGGAGCCTCCTGGGACCCCAGGCTGACCTGGGTGAGTTGGGGAGGGTGGTGGGATATTGGACGCCAGGCCGTACGGGAGTGGATGGGATGCAGGGGAGGTGGTGTTCCGGAGCGCCACGCCCTTCCAGTTGCAGGAGGCTAACGCACAGCTGGCGGAACAGGCCTGCCCGCATGACGTGGAGATGACGCCTGTGCAGCGCCGCATCGAGCCGCGCTCAGCTGACGACTCCCTCTCGGGTGTGGTGCGCTGCCTCTACTTTGCTGACACATTCCTTCGAGATGGTGAGGCCAGGGGAGGGATGGGCTTGGGAGATGGGCCTCCGTTGGCCATCGAGGAAACAGATGGACGTGCAGAAGGGGTGGGACCACACCTTGCAGAGGCCGGAAAGCATTGTGAGTGCCTGATGTGTGCAGGCTGTGTTGGCAACAGGGTCCATCCAGACAGCCCCCTGGAACTTCTGATGGTGCAGGGCTGTTAAGTGAGCCACTGGGGCCTCGGAGACCcaaatggagagaagggagcccgaGATGGGGGGGAAGAGAGTGTGCGGGGTCGGCCAGTACCAAGGCCATGAGGTGGCATGTGTTTGGGAGAGTGCCCAGGCGGTGTCTGGAGTGGAGGGACAGGGCTCTGGGAGGCAGTGGTGCTTGCCACCTCGCCGAGGAGCTGGCTTAGACCCTGAGTGGTGGGAACCCTGGGACGGTCTTACATGGAGAAGTGGCGTGGCCAGGTTTATTGACCgattcattgattgatttttaacttGTATAATGGACAGTTTCAACCATACACAAAATTAGTGACAAGGGCAGTCGCCCACGTCCCTCTCCTGGTGCCACGGGCTGGCTGCTGCTGCAGCTGTTCCCACCCCACACTCTGTCGTTTATCTGGTTGGAGCATTTTCAGTGAAAACCCTCACGTGAGCTCTTCAGTGTGTCTGACAGATGGAGGCACAGCCACGGTGCGTGCGTCGCACCACGGAGCTCATGCTGATGGAGTCTTGTCATACCTGGTCCCTGGGCAGCTCTCTTCATTCATCTCAGAGATGCCTTTCTATAGCTGGTGTCGGGTCAGCATCCAGGGAGTCCACACATGGCATTCACTGATGCGTCTTTCGGCCTCTGAGTGGGAGGGGCGTCCCCCCTTCTGGTGTCGTTTATTTGTTGAGAGCCCTTTGCCCAGTGACTTTTCCCACCGTCTGGACATGGCAGGCCCAGCGGACTTCACCCTGTTCCAGCATCCCTGTGAGAAGGCCGCTGGAGTTCAGGCGCCCAGCCAGCCTGGGCGTTGGGGTGTCTTGGCTGGCCGCGTTTTGAGTTGCTCACCAGCTGTTCGCTGGGGTTTGGCTCCCCCTGATGGTTGTTGCTGAGGTCATCAGTTCCTCTGGGCACACAGTGCTGGCGCCTGGGTCCACCTCGCTCCCGTGTCTTTACCTCTGACCCTCCACTAAAGGACCTTCCGCAGAGGTTCAGCTCACACACGTGCGCAGGCTAGACGCCCAGGGCTGGCCTCAGTTCATTTCATCCCGGGCCTGGGACCTTCCGGGTCTGGCTGCCGTGGAAAATGCACCAAGAGGGGTGGGGGTGAAGCAGGGGGCCAGCAGAGGGGCACACCCGGGACCCTGATGCCCCTTCCGGGTGAGGGTCCAGTTGCGAGTATTGATAGGACTAATGAtggggtgttgggggaggggagggctttATGACGGGGCTGCCTTGCTGAGATGGGGCtgagggggcaggagggtggggtTGGAAAGATCAGGGTCCAGTTTGGGTGCCGTTGATGTCCCCATGGAGATGACTGAGAGGCTGTTCCTGTCTCTGCGGAAGACTGTGCCCAAGGCCCCCACTATTGTCAGCAGTCTAAAGAAGGTGCCCAAGGTCATGAGGCTGGCTGAGGTCATTGGGGAGGCACGGGATAGGAGAGAACCAGTCCTGGGTGCTGGGGGTTCAGGCGGGAGGAACCTGCAGCATGCAGGCAGACACCCCGCCTCACCAGCTGTCGCCCTGCAGCGGCCCACCATGGACCCACCATGTGGGCAGGCACCAACTCGGGCTCCGTGTTTGCCTACGCACTGGAGGTGCCGACGGCAGTGGCGGGTGGCGAGAAGCGGCCCGAGCGGGCAGTGGAGGCCGTGCTGGGCAAGGAGGTGCAGCTGATGCACCGCGCACCTGTGGTGGCCATCGCTGTGTTGGACGGGCGGGGCCGCCCACTACCCGAGCCGTACGAGGCCTCTCGGGACCTGGCACAGGCACCTGACATGCaaggtggccatgctgtgctcaTCGCATCTGAGGAGCAGTTCAAGGTGAGCTGCGTGGAGACCCTACAGGTCCCCGCCTCCCAGACACCCTTGGACTCTCTAGAATCCCTGGCCTGCCTACACCCCATACCTCTTGAGACCCCCAAGTTACCCCAACAAGCAGAGATGCCCCAGTGCCCCCTCAGCCTGTCACATTTCTGCAGGACCCTTCCACCTGAGTCCCACCAGGACCCCTTGACTGTCCCCAGGGCTGTTTGGCGGGAACTCGTGGTCTGGGGGGATACCAGCCATCTAACCCTTACCACCAAGTGTGACTGGTTTTGCCACAGATAGAGGGGCTCTGGGAGGTTTCCGGGAGCAGTGTGAAGCCGAGGTCAAGTCTGAGAATGGCACTTGGGGCGGGAGGGTCTTGTCCAGGCAGAGGAGGTAGTGTGGTCAGGGGTGTGGGACTAATTGGCAGCCTGGGCTCGGAGTGGGGGCTGGTGCTGGCAGCCAGGAAGGATGGGCCCTCGGGGGCATGGACTCCAGTCTCTGCTCACCAGCCACCTGCCCCTGGCCAGGTATTCACACTGCCTAAGGTGAGCGCCAAGACCAAGTTCAAGCTGACGGCCCACGAGGGTTGTCGTGTGCGCAAGGTGGCACTGGCCACATTTGCCAGCGTGGCCTGTGAGGACTACGCTG
Coding sequences:
- the LLGL1 gene encoding lethal(2) giant larvae protein homolog 1 isoform X2, producing the protein MMKFRFRRQGADPQREKLKQELFAFNKTVEHGFPNQPSALAFDPELRIMAIGTRSGAVKIYGAPGVEFTGLHRDTTTVTQMHFLPGQGRLLTLLDDSSLHLWEILHHDGCAHLEEALSFQPPSRPGFDGASGPPSLTRVTVVLLVAAGDMAALGTEGGSVFFLDVPTLTLLEGQTLGPDEVLRSVPDDYRCGKALGPVEALEGHLRDPTKILIGYSRGLLVIWNQAAQCADHIFLGNQLESLCWERSGSTLVSSHSDGSYAIWSADTGSSPTTQPMVATTPYGPFPCKAINKILWRNCESGGHFIIFSGGMPRASYGDRHCVSVLQAETLVTLDFTSRIIDFFTVHSTRPEDEFDQPQALAVLLEEELVVLDLQTPGWPAVPAPYLAPLHSSAITCSAHVANVPAKLWARIVSAGEQQSPQPASTALSWPITGGRNLAQEPSQRGLLLTGHEDGTVRFWDASGVALRPLYKLSTAGLFQTDCEHADSLAQAAEDDWPPFRKVGCFDPYSDDPRLGVQKVVLCKYTAQMVVAGTAGQVLVLELSDVPSEQAVSVSSVDLLQDREGFTWKGHERLSPRTGPLPWPTGFQPRVLVQCLPPAAVTAVTLHAEWSLVAFGTSHGFGLFDYQRKCPVLARCTLHPNDSLAMEGPLSRVKSLKKSLRQSFRRIRKSRVSGKKRAANANSKLQEANAQLAEQACPHDVEMTPVQRRIEPRSADDSLSGVVRCLYFADTFLRDAAHHGPTMWAGTNSGSVFAYALEVPTAVAGGEKRPERAVEAVLGKEVQLMHRAPVVAIAVLDGRGRPLPEPYEASRDLAQAPDMQGGHAVLIASEEQFKVFTLPKVSAKTKFKLTAHEGCRVRKVALATFASVACEDYAETCLACLTNLGDVHVFSVPGLRPQVHYSCIRKEDISGIASCVFTRHGQGFYLISPSEFERFSLSARNITEPLCSLDISWPGDAARASYGLRESPKLSQANGTPGIVLAPRSHDGSPSPVRSMGTDTPQPPEATLSPMSIDSATSADTTLDTTGDVTVEDVTDFLGSSEESEKNLRNLAEDEARACAILIK